From the Scomber japonicus isolate fScoJap1 chromosome 8, fScoJap1.pri, whole genome shotgun sequence genome, the window CAAGGTTACAGAAGCTGTGTTTCATACTGGAGAAAGACTTTTAACAAATGGCTTCCTAAGAAATCGTGAATCTGACACTATCAGTAATTTATTTTGCACCAATTGTTACAGTTgtccttttctttaaaaataaaatctccaTTATCCTTTTAAAAGTACAGAAGAATTGGAAAAATGAGccacaaaaaaaatcctcaatACTAACAATGAAACGCACTGTAACTGCTAAGTGACTCAATGTTTGTTTTCCAGGCTAAAGACAAAGCACATTGGCAGAAGCTGTTTTCACACTTCTGCAGCCGGACAGCAAACGAGGAAGAGGAGATCGCTCATAAGCTCCTGGGGGAGAAGTTCAGAGTAAGTACCATCTTTTCATGTTGTATCATGCTCTTATGGTAATTTGCAGTTCTTTATAGCTCAGTGAGCAAAGCATGACTGTCACTCCCCCCTGACGCAGGTTCAATTCCCGCTGAGGCCACCTGTGCTTATGATGTATGTTTTCTGCgatgtgaaatgtgtttatttaacttcttttttttttttttaggggcaGTTGGCCTTGCTACACAGCCATTTCAAAGCAGCACTTTATGATGAACATCTGAGTCGGGTGAGTACGACTTTAATGTAACCTCTCTGTTTCTTCATCCAGCACACAAGGCTGCCAATAATATCTCAGAGGTCGTTGCTCAGGGCGGCTAATTACAGCAGCTCAGAGATGAGCTGCGAGCTGACAGTTCAACGACTTTTATTTGGGCTGCTTTGTCTCCTAAATGTGACctcctttttaacttttttttttaatataaatgtcaTCTGAAGTGTTCTTGTGTCatgctgatgatgttttttGCTACAAGTTGGGAAAAAAATGCAGTAGGAAGCTGTTTGTAGAGCTAAAAGCTGATTAGTCACAGAATCagcaaatattttgataatcaaatacTGGTAATTAAGTAATTTTTCcagcaaaaatattaaatgtatcctTATTTCAGCTTCTCATTTATTTGTCTTATGTGGTAGTAATTTGAATATCTACCAGCTTTAGGAATGTCGTAGccaacctttgacctttttagtacagaaatgtttaaatgaagtGAAGAATCCCCCCCCCAATATCCGGACCAATTACAGTATGTTTGCATTGCAGTGGTTTGTTCCTGAGGGTTTCCGCTCTCTGTTCGCTCTGGTGGGAACTAACGGGCAAGGCATTGGCACCAGGTAACACTTCCACCTTTTGTGTTTCACTTCAGATTATAAATAACAGATCTTTCTCTGCTCATATTCTGGATCATAAtgtgctctctctttttcttgtgctctgtttttcttttcattctcagCTCCCTGAGTCAGTGGGTTCATGCTTGTGATGCAATAGAGCTTCCTGCCCAGAAGAGGGAGCAGTTGGACTCCTTTATTGACCAGCTGTACAAGGACATCGAGAAAGGTCACAGTTTTATCTCAGTCTTGCAGTATTTGGtgtaaattatttttgtctCAACTGAACTGATTTGCAATGGTCATATTTTAGGAAAGAGggtttattacattattatgttGCACATTTGACCCAGTGACATTGCTGGAATTATTTTGTAGCCTATGTGCAGATCCCAACACgattcctcttttctctctgtagaAACGGGAGACTTTCTGAACTGTGAGGGCTCTGGACTTTTTCTGCTTCAAAGCTCATGTAAGTGCATAGGATGTTCATGTTATGAGAGCTGTCACTTCAGCTCAGAGACAAAGTTACTCTGGTCAACATGTGGTCTGTTGACCCCCctcttgtttttgtcttgttgcCTCTTTAACCCCTGCAGGTAACCACAGCTGCATACCCAACGCAGAGGCGTCCTTCCCCGACAACAATTTCCTGCTTCACCTCAGTGCCCTTAGTGACATCAACCCAGGAGAGGTCAGCTGACATGTCTGGGTTTGAAGTGATAAATTCCAGCCTGGGTTAGATGGGACAGAACATCCCTCCCTAGCTTTGTGTGCTCCCTTGTCAGACGGCATTAGAAGGCTGAGACTTTGAGGATTGGAGTGGGTTTGTCAAGCTGTCAGAAAGATTGAGAAGCCTTGCATCTGCGCGGCACAGTAATGTCAAAGCAGCCTTTCACAGCAAAGCTCTCCTTTGAATGCCAGCTAAGACAGGAGAGCTTTGGATATCATTTCACCAATAGAGAAACGGAAGGACACAGTAATGTCCTGCATGAGGCAACAGCTAGAAAAACCTGAATTATTTCTGCTATTTGAAATATACCAATAACACTTTTGTGGGACTTAAATCTCATTACGACTTCTAGGCTCAGGAATTTTATATTATTGATGTTGGGGCTCTTCAGCCAGTTCAACCGTTTGCTTTCTTCACTTTCCAGGAGATCTGCATCAGTTATTTGGATTGCTGTCAGCGGGACCGAAGCCGTCATAGCAGACACAAAGTTTTGAGGTAAACAGCTGAAATCCTTTGGATGAATCACTTGAATGAGGGTCATACTGTTGCAAATTCCATCTGGATCAATAAAAAGCCTTCCAGGCAGTCTGGAGGCAGAGATGTTAGGGGTCTGATGGCTACTCTTGGGCCTGCACTGCTCATTGATCAACACAATTTCTATCCAACTTTGAATTACACCCCAGCACTCGGGGGGGTTAGTTTGCAGAAGGTGTAGTGGTACTCCAGGCTGGTGGCGTAATCCTTCATGGGCCCCCATATCACACTAGCTGATTGAAAGCATGAATTACACCTCCAAGTATTAATTACAGTACTCCATTAAACATTTGCTCAAGTAATTTGCTCTCACACAGCACCAGATTTTCTGCTTTTGATTAATTCTGCTCTTGTTGGTGACTGGCGGAACGTTTTCTTCCCAGGGAGAACTACCTGTTTGTCTGCTCGTGTCCAAAGTGCGTCTCCCAGATGGACGAGCTGGATGTGAcatcagaggaagaggaggaggaagaaggcgAGGCAGAAGGTGAAACAGAGGGAGATGAGATGGAAGATGAGATGACAGATGTCTGATGAAAGACTTGCCCATATTGTTCTCTGCTGTTCCCATTCCTGCGACCACGCTATAGAGAACATGAAGCCCAGAAGAATAAAGACCCATTGAAATCATGAGCTGCATATCATCCAGAATTGTTGGCATGAGTCGTGTGGAAAAAACGTTTTATGACCAAAATatttcacctttttcttttcttttggacAGTGTCAGGGATCAGCCACAGAAAGTGCTTAAGCTTTACTCCAGCACACTGGATTTTACATGAAAAAGAGAATGACTTAGTTTAAAGTGCTGACTTTTAGCTTATAGCAGCTAtaattaatatgttttatatattaacaACAAATCAcattactagtagtactagtatttgAAAGGGGACTGCACATACTGTCAAAGCTGCATCCAACCctgcagttcctctcagctATACACTGCTTTTAGTGTCTTTtaactcattgttttggttcattctcactgctctcatcagtGTTGTTACTAGTTGCAGAAGGCAGCTATTTTCAGGGAACAAGCTGTAAAAAGAAACGGGGAAAAAAgtactctacctgctcagcaaacagacaaagttagcaagtAGTTGGGGAACAAAGTGGAGCATTTTGCAGCTAAAGATGTTTACCTCAGGAGTTGGTAAAGAGGGGTTTGGGATTTTTATTGATCAGGttgacacaaatacaaataaattcaAAGCCAATGCTGTTACATGTCTGTCAAATGTGCATAGGCACACCTTTGCATGTTAACACATTTGTCACATCAACAGGGTACACGATAGTCTTTAAGCCCGTCTCCATAGTTACAGTTTCATTTAAAATTCAATGTGCAGGAGtacagagacaaaacaagaaCTGTCTCAATTCTGACTGCACTGTGTTGAACCTCCAGGTCTGCAAAATGCAACTCATAAgaatacttttttgtttgttcctgACAACTTCAAAAGTAAAAGCATAGTGATTCAACAAAGAACAGTTGGTGTCCAGGTGTTTTCTCCACGTATTAGAAGTTTCTTTGAACGTTAAGCATACTGTATTGAAGAGGCTTCTAATTTATATTCTGTTGTAATTACATTCCTGTCATATAGGAAGCATTCCTGCTAGTGAAATATTGTTTGGTTTTCATACCATGATATATGGGGTTAAGTTAAACcttatttaatgtattatgGAGACCTTGAGTGGAAAATTGCTTTGTCGGTAACTGTTTGCCCTTTGTTGAGAACTGTATTTCAACCGCGGTTCCACATGAGTGAAATTGCTGCTGCCCACACATGAATCAATATTACAAGAATGACTGTAATCACAAATACCAATATTTTCAGTTACTCAACAATGATTGGAAGTATTGAGTGAGTAATCCCAAAATTTTCAGTTGACATTCAGCACAGTGGCACAAAACAGCTTTGTAAGTCACACAAgtataatttaaatattataacaGCAGCAAACAGGATCCTAGCAGTTGTCATTTTTACTACTCTGGCATAAACCATTGAAATTGGATGTCTGTTGAGTCATTTATCTGGTTTACACACCTCGAGCCTTTGCTACAGAAGATTGTATGGGTAAAATATTTGTTCAGTCATTGCATATTAACCACAAATCCTTAGGTAAATTGTCTTCCTCAGGGGGGCTTGGGTCACTAATCATTGCTTTTTTATGGTTCTCCTTTCCCAGATAGCCCTTTGCTCTTTGCACTTATAACATGGTACATATAGAGCTTACACTATATATTGTATTTCACATCATTAATTAGTAAATGGATTACTGCAGATGTCTGCCACTCAGATAGCGCTATAGCAATTGTATCTTTGCGA encodes:
- the smyd5 gene encoding histone-lysine N-trimethyltransferase SMYD5; its protein translation is MAAPLDDMFSLCVDPGKVASSVDVRFIDNIKGKGLFAKRSIKKGESIFIERPLVSSQFLWNALYKYKACEYCLRALETAEENARRLSGIPGLSLPYPELCRVRSELHQACPQCQVMYCSSECRQAAADQYHRALCQGSSQEDPDHPINQLKEAWRAMHYPPETSSIMLMARMVAIVKQAKDKAHWQKLFSHFCSRTANEEEEIAHKLLGEKFRGQLALLHSHFKAALYDEHLSRWFVPEGFRSLFALVGTNGQGIGTSSLSQWVHACDAIELPAQKREQLDSFIDQLYKDIEKETGDFLNCEGSGLFLLQSSCNHSCIPNAEASFPDNNFLLHLSALSDINPGEEICISYLDCCQRDRSRHSRHKVLRENYLFVCSCPKCVSQMDELDVTSEEEEEEEGEAEGETEGDEMEDEMTDV